From a single Lolium rigidum isolate FL_2022 chromosome 7, APGP_CSIRO_Lrig_0.1, whole genome shotgun sequence genomic region:
- the LOC124675462 gene encoding probable protein phosphatase 2C 44 produces the protein MVGRMERHTVSTSSASCSPSAASSSSSSACGGRKRPDILNMIRSATCLHSSSTDTGKGRSKLSSNKVTHGFHLVEGKSGHDMEDYHVAEYKCEKNHELGLFAIFDGHLGDRVPSYLRANLFCNILKEPLFWSNPHEAIKNAYDSTNKYILENAKQLGPGGSTAVTAIVVDGKDMWIANVGDSRAVLCERGAANQITVDHEPHTTNERQRIEQQGGFVTTFPGDVPRVNGQLAVARAFGDHSLKTHLSSEPDVRHVPINSSIEFVILASDGLWKVMKNQEAVDLVKSTKDPQAAAKRLTTEALARKSKDDISCIVIRFRC, from the exons ATGGTCGGCCGGATGGAGCGGCACACCGTGTCCACGTCCTCGGCGTCATGCtccccctccgccgcctcctcttcgtcctcctcggcaTGCGGCGGCAGGAAGCGGCCCGACATACTCAACATGATCCGG AGTGCAACGTGTCTTCATTCATCATCTACTGATACTGGCAAGGGGCGGAGTAAGCTGTCGAGCAACAAAGTGACACATGGATTccacttggttgaagggaaatctGGCCATGATATGGAGGATTACCATGTAGCAGAGTACAAGTGTGAAAAgaaccatgagcttggcctctttGCCATTTTCGATGGCCATTTGGGTGATCGTGTGCCGAGTTACTTGAGAGCTAACCTTTTCTGCAACATACTGAAAGAG CCTCTCTTCTGGAGTAACcctcatgaagcaataaaaaaTGCATATGACTCTACAAACAAATATATTCTAGAGAATGCCAAACAACTTGGACCAGGCGGTTCAACAGCAGTTACTGCTATTGTAGTTGATGGCAAAGATATGTGGATAGCAAATGTAGGTGACTCTAGGGCTGTTTTGTGTGAACGAGGTGCTGCTAATCAGATCACCGTGGACCATGAACCCCACACAACTAATGAAAGGCAGAGGATTGAACAGCAGGGTGGCTTTGTGACGACATTTCCTG GTGATGTCCCTCGGGTAAATGGTCAACTCGCTGTCGCAAGAGCCTTCGGTGACCATAGCCTCAAGACGCACTTGAGTTCTGAACCTGATGTTAGGCATGTACCTATAAACTCAAGTATAGAGTTTGTCATACTTGCCAGCGATGGATTATGGAAG GTGATGAAGAACCAGGAAGCCGTAGATCTCGTGAAGTCAACAAAGGACCCCCAGGCAGCAGCGAAGAGGCTGACGACCGAAGCGCTCGCGAGGAAGAGCAAGGATGACATCTCCTGCATCGTCATCCGTTTCCGCTGCTGA